ATAATTTCGCGTGTGCTGTGCTGATTTTTCTGGGGGCATGCGCTGATTTTGAGCGCCCGCAGAAGCCCGATGCGCCGGCGAGCGGCGTTGTGCTTGCGGTCGGCTCCGATTTTTCTACGGGCTTTCTGAGCGCGGTCGACCCTGCAGGCTCGAAAGCGTACCGGGATATCGTACCCATTTACCAGGATTCAGGCGTGCACTACGATTCTGCTTCTGTGGCGTCATTCGTCTTGCAACGCCTCGGAGCAGATTCAGTCATGCGCGTGGACCATAGTTCAGGGTACATGATTCAATATGAGGTTTCACTCGGTTCAAAGCTGAATCCTCAAAGTATTGCATTCTTGCCCGGTGGACTTTTCGCTGTTTCTTACTTTAATGCGAACCACATCGACATTCGCAGCCGAAATTCTGGCGCGCTATCAGCACAGATCGGTATTTCGGCTTATGCCGACGGCGACGGGTATGCCGAAGCCGGCGACATGCTCTACCACGCGGGATTCTTATACGTAGCGGTACAAAGGCTTGCGCGAAATGCAACCGATGCGCTTTGGCCGCCCGAAGGTACAAGTTACCTATTGAAAATTGACGTCTCAAACTATGCAGTCGTGGCCACAACGCTCTCGCATACGAATCCGATTTCGCGCCTGCATTACAATGCTGCGCGCAATTCCATCATCTTTGCCGCCGCGGGCAGATTCGCCGCCAACTACCAGCTCGATGGTGCCTGCCTGGAATTCTCGGTGGCTTCGGGTGCTCTGCTCGCTCCGCTGATATCTGAAGCGCAGGCAGGTTACGAGATTGCGGATTGTGAATTAACTGCCGGCGGTCAGGGAATTTTCATTGGCTACGATGCAGGGTTAAACAGCATCTTTGGTTCGTTCAACACGACCACGCCGGCGGTAACGGGTGTCGCCGCGTTCTTGAATCGCAATAATGGTGGTTACCTTGCGGGCTTTTTGCTGCACTCAAACGGCAATGTCTACCTGGCAGACCGCAATATTTTTCAGCCGGGCGTTCGTATTTTCGACGGGGTCTCGCTCAATGAGCTCACGACCAAGGCGCTCAGCGTCGGTTTGCCGCCGCTGAGCCTGGAAGAAGTGCCTTGAGCGATCTATGAATATTTGATGCCGACTTTGCGAAAAATAAAGCCGAGCAACCAGGCAGGCCCGATCAGCAAGAACTGCAGGTCTTTAAAGAATGACGGCTTTTTGCCTTCGATCTTATGGCCGATGAACTGGCCGATCCAGGCGATGACGAAGAGCGTCAGACAGGTTACCCAAAGCGGAGCGAGCTCGATCTTGGCAACCTCGCGCACACCAAAGAGCATCGCCACCGAAATTACCGTCATACCCAAAAACATCATGAATGACAGGCGCAGGTAGAAAAGCCCGGCGAGCAGGACGACGACCCCTGCCCAGTTCGCGAACACCTGAATGCTTTCAGGCGCCCAGTTAAAGAGCCCTGCCGTGGGTATTGCCGCCAGCAGGCCCAATACGCAGAACAGAATCGTCGGCACGCAGATCCAATGGATCAGCTTGTTGGTCTTATTGCGGTGGCTCTCACCATATTCTTCAAGCCATTGGTCGATTGTTTTCATGCCCGATGTTGCCGAGCCAAAGCTCAGCGTCAAATCAAATTGGGGCAGCGGGGGTGACTCGGCGGGAACTCGCGAAGCCAGAACAACGGGCGATATTTTTTCGCACTTTTCGGCGCGATTTCGCCGAGAGGCGAAAAATCGGCGAGAATTCTGGCGTCCTCGCCACTTGCAGAGCGAATCGCTACCGATTCGCGGGGGAATTTCCGCCGATTAGCGCCGAAAATTGCGGAAAATAATCGCACCAGCGAGTTCCCGCCGAGTCACGGGAAGCGTTACTTGCGCGGGTTCTTGACTTTGCGCAGGTGCTTGGTTTTCGCCAGGGCGGCCTTCTGCTCTTCTTGCGATGACCGGCATTCATCGATAAACACGCGCTGCGCGTTGACTGCATCTTTAGCCTCAGGGCGAAGGCGGCTGTAATTGCCGGTTGCATCGAGAACCCGGGCTGAATCGTTGTCGTTGAGGTAGACCTGAAGAATATTCTGAATTATTTTTTCTTTAATATGTTTGTTCTCAATGGGAAAAGCAATCTCAACGCGGCGAATAAAGTTTCGGGGCATCCAGTCGGCGCTCATCAGATAGACCTGCGGGTCGCCGCCATTCTGCGCGACGAGAATGCGGCTGTGCTCGAGCAGCCGGCCCACGACACTGCGCACCCTGATGTTTTCAGAGACTCCCGCGATACCGGGTCGCAGGCAGCAGATGCCGCGCACGACCAGATCGATCTGAACTCCCGCCTGCGAAGCGCGGTAGAGTTCGTCGATCACCTCACGGTCTACGAGGGAATTCATCTTGGCAATCAGACGGCCTTTTTTGCCGCCTTGCGCATGCGTGATTTCGCGGCGTATCATTTTGAGCACAAGCGCCTTGAGGTTACCGGGCGCTGTTGAGAGCTTTTGCATCGCTGGCAATTTTGAGTATCCGGTGATCGAATTAAAAAGATGGGTAGCATCTTGCGCGATCGCCTTGTCGACGGTAATAAGGCTGAGGTCGGTGTATATTCTCGCTGTGGCGGAGTTATAGTTACCCGTCGACATGTGCACGTAGCGAACGATCTTGTTCGCTTCTTTGCGCACAATCAGCGCGACTTTGCAGTGCGTCTTAAAACCGATGAGGCCATAAACCACATGAACGCCTTCGTCTTCCATGCGTTTGGCCCACTGTATGTTGGTCTCTTCGTCGAAGCGGGCTCTCAGCTCTACCAGCGCGGTGACTTGTTTGCCATTGCGCGCGGCGCGAATCAGCGCGTCGACGATTCGCGATTTCACGCCGGTGCGGTAGAGGGTAATTTTAATACCAAGCACGGTTGCATCGTCCGATGCCGCCTGAATGAGATCTTCAACGAGCGCGAACGAATGAAACGGATGGTGCAGCAAAACATCGCCCGCGCGAATCAGCGAAAATAAATCGGCCGGCCGGTCGTATTTGAATGGCGCTATCGGTGTAAAGGGCTTGAAGGTTTCATTTGCCACGAGCGGGTCATCGAGAATTGCCTTCAGCCCCGCAAAAGGCAGCTGGCCATGGCAGGTATAGACGTCGTCAGCTTCGAGCTCGAGTGCTTCGGTGAGCCTCGAGACGATTTCTGCCGGCATGGTGTCGCGCACCTCTAAGCGAACCGCCGCACCTTTTTCACGGCGGCGCAACTCAAGCTGAACGATCTTCATGAGACTTTCTCCCTCGTCTTCTTCGATCACGAGGTCTGAGTCGCGGGTAAGCCTGAAAGCATGCGTTTCGACGACTTCGAAACCCTTAAACATGCGGTGCGAAAAGAGTTCAATGATGTCTTCGAGGTAAAGGTAGTGTCGTTCGTTCGGCTTTTCGCTAACGAGAAACAGCCTCGGCAGCACTGAGGGTATCTGCACGACGGCGAAATAGTCGGGAGAGTCGGCCTTGTTCTTGCGCCTCAGAGTCACTGCCAGATTGACCGAGCGGTTCGCAAGCCTCGGAAAAGGGTGCCCCATGTCGATTGCCAGAGGGGTTAAAATCGGAAATATCTCGGTGTCAAAGTATCGCCTGACGGCACCCATCTCGGCGGCAGTCAGGTGCTCTGCGCTTTTCAGATGAATACCCCGTTCGGCGCAAGCAGGTAGCAGCACCTTGTTCATTAGCTGGTAGGCATTCTCGAAATAATCCGCGACGCCGGTGTGAATCTTTTTCAGCACCTCGTGCACCTGCATGCCGTCGGCGTTTTCGACATCGATGTCGTTAAAGAGCTTCTGCTTGAGGCCCGCGACCCGCACCATAAAGAATTCGTCGAGGTTCGTTTCCGTAATCAGAAGAAAGCGCAGGCGCTCGACAAGCGGGTTCGATTCATCGAGCGCCTCTTCGAGTACACGCTCGTTAAATTTGAGCCATGACAGCTCGCGGTTGATATAGTGCTCCGGAGCAAAGTCGATGCGCGGTGGTTTTTCCATTTCTCAGTTGCGGTGCTGCCGCCAGGTGCCGTGAAAACCATAGGGAACACGGTGCGGCAGCCAGATTTCGCAGAGCGGCTTTTTATCGGGTTTTGCTACGTCGAAAACCGCAAGGTAAGAACGGTTGTCTTCGGTTGAGTAAATAAGGTTCAGCAGGTAACCTTTGCGCTCGCCCGGTTTGCCCGTGGGAACAAAAATCGGCTCCCCGCCAAAATGCCCGCGCGGAAAATCATGAATATCTGCTTTGACCTTACCCCGGCTGAGCTCGTAGCTCACCTGACCGTCGAAAATACCCGCGGCCGAGCTGTTATTGCCCGACGCGCTGGCCGCAAAACTGTGCTCGTATTTTTCGCCCACGAGGCGGGGATCAATCACGGGAAATTCTGCATAGTGCTCGCTGTGTAAAACCTGCGTCTCGGTTTTGCCCGAAGCGAGATCGATGCGAAAGCGCGTCAGGTAACCGTTGTTTGCCTGTTCGAAAAGCTCGGCGCGTATTTCAGTGTCGCTGCCCATCAGCGGTACCCGCTCGTAACGAATTGCATCCACAACGATCGCCTTGCCGTCTTCGTATGCGTTGGCGTAGTGGTACACATAACCCACCGGCAGTTCGAACCTGCGCAGCGACGCGGTATCGCCATCTTTGTTCATGACGATGACAGATGCTCCCTTTTCGGGCTGCCATTCGGCGATGCGGCCCCTGCGTATCGAGGCAAGCGAAGTGACTGCGGGAAAAACCGGCACAACAGCATAATTGCGCGTAATGGCAAAATCGTGAATCATCGCCGCGTAATCGGTTTCGACTGCCGTGCGGCTGACAAGTTTACCATGGGGATTAATCACGTAATATTCGAGTCTGGGCCCGCCCGCGACCCGGTAGCCAAAAGCATACAGGTATCCCGTCTGCGGGTCAGTCTTCGGGTGCGCCGTGAAGGGTGCCATAAACCCCGCGTCGAATTTCTCAAAACCTTCGCTCGCGAGGGTTGTGGGCTGCAGGCGAATTGGCGGGCTGCTTTCGACCAGAGCGAAAAGTTCTTCGCGAAACGCGAGTACTGAAGTGTTTGCCTTGGCAATGAGGCGCGTGTAGGCATCGGCGTTCTTGTCACGGATCAGACCGGAGATCAATGAAATGAGGTTACCGCCGACGAGCTGCAGATTCGCAAGCATATTCGTGCGTTGCCCGAGAAAGAGATTACGCCCCGCGCGGCGTTCGAGCTCAAGCGTCGGCGTGGCAACATAGCGGTTCAGATACGAGACTTCACCGCGCTGCAGGTGAAAGGCGTGCAGCATGCCGTCGCCGAGAAACCAATGGTAAAACGGGCCCGGCTCAAACTGCGGGTTGGGGCCATTGCGGTAGAAGCTTCCGTTGAGGTCGCGCGGTACCTTGCCCCGAATCTCGAATTGCCGGGTCTTCGCCAGATTAAATTCATGTCGCAAAGGAGCAAAATTACCTTCGAGAAAAAGATTGGCGGGTGCTGTCGGCATGCGTTTCGCGTGCGAATTCGCCTTCGGCACGTCGATTGATTTACCGACGAAACGCTGCTCGTTTTCAGCGGCAGAAGCGCCAGAGGTGTCCTTGCCAGAAACCAACATTTCGTGATTTGACGAAATGTTGGGGCGACCGTCGCTGTCGAGTCATTTCATAATTCACGCAGGTGGGATTTTTAGGCCTCATGCCACATCTGCCCAAGAACTGTTTGAACCTCTGTTTCTGTTCTGCAATCAGTCCCCATGTCTGACATGGCCTCGCAGCACTCTCGTTATCCGCATTTTCTTGAACCTCTCGATCTGGGGTACACGCGCCTGCGTAACCGGTCGATTATGGGGTCTATGCACACTGCGCTTGAAGAGACTGAAGGGGGCTTTAAACGGCTGGCAGCCTTCTATGCAGAGCGGGCGAGGGGCGAGGCAGGGCTCATCGTCACGGGCGGTATAGCTCCGAACCCTGCGGGGCGGGTTTTTACCGGCGCCGCCAAGATGGATACGGAGCATGAATCTGACGAGCACCGCGTTATAACCGAGGCAGTCCATGCCAATGGCGGGCTCATCGCGATGCAGATTCTGCATACCGGGCGTTACGGTTACCACCGCGAAGCCGTGGGTGCGTCTGAAATTCAGGCGCCGATTAATTTTGTGAAGCCGAAAAAGATGACGAGCGAAGAGGTCTGGCAAACGGTCGCCGATTACGCGACCTGTGCCAAACTCGCGCAGCGGGCCGGGTATGACGGCGTCGAAATTATGGGGAGCGAAGGCTATCTCATTAACCAGTTCACCGCCGTGCGCACCAACAATCGCGACGACGAATGGGGCGGCAGTTACGAAAAGCGCATGCGGTTTCCCATCGAAGTTGTGAAGGCCGTGCGTAAAGCCGTCGGGGAAAAATTCATTATCATCTATCGCTTGTCGTTGCTCGATCTCGTCGATGGCGGCTCAAGCTGGGAAGAGGTTGTCGAACTCGGTAAAGCGATCGAGGCAGCCGGGGCAACGATTATCAACACCGGCATCGGCTGGCATGAAGCACGCATACCGACGATTGCGATGGTCGTACCGCGCGGTGCTTTCAGCGCCGTCACGGCAAAGCTCAAGAAAGAAGTCAGACTACCGGTCGTGACATCGAACCGCATCAATAATCCAGAGCTTGCCGAAGCGATCATTGCGCGCGGCGATGCCGACCTCGTCTCGATGGCGCGTCCCTTTCTCGCGGACGCAGAATTTGTCGCCAAGGCCCGTGCAGATAAGGGACACCTGATCAACACCTGCATCGCGTGTAACCAGGCCTGCCTCGACCATACATTTGGCGGCAAACTCACGAGCTGCCTCGTGAACCCGCGCGCGTGTAACGAGACGAATCTGAACTATGTCAAGACAGCGGCGCCGAAAAAGATCGCGGTTGTCGGTGCAGGCCCGGCAGGTCTATCTGCGTCCACGGTGCTAGCCGAGCGCGGCCACAACGTGACCCTGTTTGACGCCGCCAGCAAAATCGGCGGGCAGCTGAATGTTGCGCGAGAAATACCCTCCAAAACCGAATTTGATGAAACGATTCGCTATTTTGGCAACATGCTGAAAGAACACAACGTGCACGTCGAACTCGGCAAGAAGGTGACGGCAGCCGAACTTGTGGCCGGCGGCTTTCAAGAGGTGATTCTGGCTACGGGCATCATTCCGCGTAAGCTTGCGATTCCCGGTGGTGATTCGGTACGCGTGCTGAGCTATCTCGATGTGCTGCGCGACAAAAAGCCTGTCGGCAAAAATGTCGCAATCGTGGGCGGCGGTGGTATCGGTTACGATACGGCGCTCTACCTCACCGACGGGGGCCATGCGACCTGGGCAAAGCCTGACGAATTTGCGAAAGAATGGGGCTTTGACCTCACCGTTTCGACGCGTGCCGGCCTGAAAGAAAAATCAGCCGAGCACAAGAAATCTCCGCGCAGCGTGACCATGTTCAAGCGCAGCAAGGGCAAATTCGGCTCAACGCTTGGCAAGACCACCGGCTGGGTGCACAAGATCACCCTCGAAGAGCGCGGCGTTGCGCAGGTTTCAAACGTGACCTACGAAAAAATCGACGACCAAGGCCTGCATTACGGACTCAAGGGCGAAACGAAAGTTCTGCCCTGCGACACGGTAGTCGTCTGCGCGGGCCAGGAACCCAACCGTGAACTCGAAGCGCCTCTGAAAGACGCCGGCATCAACGTTCACATTATTGGCGGCGCCAAAGAAGCCGGCGAACTCGACGCCAAACGTGCCATCGCCGAAGGGGCAGAGTTGGGCGCAAGATTGTAGACAGACTGGCCGATACTTGAAATGTTACGTTTAAGGCTGGCCCGAACAGAAGCTGTGAACGACGGGGATACATAAAGTCATGTCAGATAAGCTGTTATACGACGCGAAAGAGCCGTTGCTGATCGCGGGCAAACGCCCGCTCAACGAGGCTTTTCTGAATCAGTTTCACAG
The sequence above is a segment of the Turneriella parva DSM 21527 genome. Coding sequences within it:
- a CDS encoding carotenoid oxygenase family protein, which encodes MPTAPANLFLEGNFAPLRHEFNLAKTRQFEIRGKVPRDLNGSFYRNGPNPQFEPGPFYHWFLGDGMLHAFHLQRGEVSYLNRYVATPTLELERRAGRNLFLGQRTNMLANLQLVGGNLISLISGLIRDKNADAYTRLIAKANTSVLAFREELFALVESSPPIRLQPTTLASEGFEKFDAGFMAPFTAHPKTDPQTGYLYAFGYRVAGGPRLEYYVINPHGKLVSRTAVETDYAAMIHDFAITRNYAVVPVFPAVTSLASIRRGRIAEWQPEKGASVIVMNKDGDTASLRRFELPVGYVYHYANAYEDGKAIVVDAIRYERVPLMGSDTEIRAELFEQANNGYLTRFRIDLASGKTETQVLHSEHYAEFPVIDPRLVGEKYEHSFAASASGNNSSAAGIFDGQVSYELSRGKVKADIHDFPRGHFGGEPIFVPTGKPGERKGYLLNLIYSTEDNRSYLAVFDVAKPDKKPLCEIWLPHRVPYGFHGTWRQHRN
- a CDS encoding DUF962 domain-containing protein — encoded protein: MKTIDQWLEEYGESHRNKTNKLIHWICVPTILFCVLGLLAAIPTAGLFNWAPESIQVFANWAGVVVLLAGLFYLRLSFMMFLGMTVISVAMLFGVREVAKIELAPLWVTCLTLFVIAWIGQFIGHKIEGKKPSFFKDLQFLLIGPAWLLGFIFRKVGIKYS
- a CDS encoding NADPH-dependent 2,4-dienoyl-CoA reductase, whose product is MSDMASQHSRYPHFLEPLDLGYTRLRNRSIMGSMHTALEETEGGFKRLAAFYAERARGEAGLIVTGGIAPNPAGRVFTGAAKMDTEHESDEHRVITEAVHANGGLIAMQILHTGRYGYHREAVGASEIQAPINFVKPKKMTSEEVWQTVADYATCAKLAQRAGYDGVEIMGSEGYLINQFTAVRTNNRDDEWGGSYEKRMRFPIEVVKAVRKAVGEKFIIIYRLSLLDLVDGGSSWEEVVELGKAIEAAGATIINTGIGWHEARIPTIAMVVPRGAFSAVTAKLKKEVRLPVVTSNRINNPELAEAIIARGDADLVSMARPFLADAEFVAKARADKGHLINTCIACNQACLDHTFGGKLTSCLVNPRACNETNLNYVKTAAPKKIAVVGAGPAGLSASTVLAERGHNVTLFDAASKIGGQLNVAREIPSKTEFDETIRYFGNMLKEHNVHVELGKKVTAAELVAGGFQEVILATGIIPRKLAIPGGDSVRVLSYLDVLRDKKPVGKNVAIVGGGGIGYDTALYLTDGGHATWAKPDEFAKEWGFDLTVSTRAGLKEKSAEHKKSPRSVTMFKRSKGKFGSTLGKTTGWVHKITLEERGVAQVSNVTYEKIDDQGLHYGLKGETKVLPCDTVVVCAGQEPNRELEAPLKDAGINVHIIGGAKEAGELDAKRAIAEGAELGARL
- the ppk1 gene encoding polyphosphate kinase 1, giving the protein MEKPPRIDFAPEHYINRELSWLKFNERVLEEALDESNPLVERLRFLLITETNLDEFFMVRVAGLKQKLFNDIDVENADGMQVHEVLKKIHTGVADYFENAYQLMNKVLLPACAERGIHLKSAEHLTAAEMGAVRRYFDTEIFPILTPLAIDMGHPFPRLANRSVNLAVTLRRKNKADSPDYFAVVQIPSVLPRLFLVSEKPNERHYLYLEDIIELFSHRMFKGFEVVETHAFRLTRDSDLVIEEDEGESLMKIVQLELRRREKGAAVRLEVRDTMPAEIVSRLTEALELEADDVYTCHGQLPFAGLKAILDDPLVANETFKPFTPIAPFKYDRPADLFSLIRAGDVLLHHPFHSFALVEDLIQAASDDATVLGIKITLYRTGVKSRIVDALIRAARNGKQVTALVELRARFDEETNIQWAKRMEDEGVHVVYGLIGFKTHCKVALIVRKEANKIVRYVHMSTGNYNSATARIYTDLSLITVDKAIAQDATHLFNSITGYSKLPAMQKLSTAPGNLKALVLKMIRREITHAQGGKKGRLIAKMNSLVDREVIDELYRASQAGVQIDLVVRGICCLRPGIAGVSENIRVRSVVGRLLEHSRILVAQNGGDPQVYLMSADWMPRNFIRRVEIAFPIENKHIKEKIIQNILQVYLNDNDSARVLDATGNYSRLRPEAKDAVNAQRVFIDECRSSQEEQKAALAKTKHLRKVKNPRK